The genomic stretch GGCACTTCCAAACATCAATAAAAACGGTATTATATTGCGCTCCAAATCATAGAAAAAGCTTACACGGACATAATCGTCTCCAGTCTCCATTTCTTCTTGCAAAAAATAATCCAACAATTTCCCGAGCTGATTTTTCGGAAATTCCAACACAATTTTCTTCATTTCTGCAGGCTGGTGCTCCGTTTCTTCAACGTACATAATCGATTTACCTATTTCTTTCAAAGAAGTTATTCGCGTTAATTTAAAATGACGAATCGCTGCTCTTTTGTGGCAATAGGCTTCTAAATACCAACTTCCATCCATCAAGTTTAATTTTTGCGGCGAAATCTCCCGCGTTGTTTCCGCGCCACTCATAGCGATATACGTAATTTTAAGTTGTTTATTTGTCGTAAAAGCTTTCTGGATATAAGCGATTTTCCGTTTCACTTCCGCTTCAATTTGCTGGCGATGTTGTGTCGCTGAATCAAAGAAAATATGCTTGCTAGTTGGTTTTTCAGTCTGTAATAGCGTGATTTTTTCTCGCAAAATCTCGTGGCTATCATTCAGCATAAACTCCGAACGCGCCTCTAATGCCTCAAGCAAAATCTGTTTTTCCGCCTCCGAAAAAGTAAATGTCGCCAGCTTATATGTATCGAGCATTGTGAACCCGCCGTTTTTTCCCGGCAAAGCAACAACTGGAAATCCCGCATAAAGTAGCGTATCCATATCGCGATAAATCGTCCTTGTGCTTACTTCAAATTTTTCAGCCAGCTCACTTGCCAGCACTTTTCGCTCCAAGATCATGACTAGTATTGCTAAAATCCGTTCTAGTTTCACCCCAAAACCTCCAACACCTTTTAGCTTTATTATACCATGCACTATTAGTGATCAAAAACCCATGCATATGTGATGGATAAAACTTCTCGCATCATTCCTTTATACTTTGCAAACGTCTTTGATGTTGCAGGAAGGCCTGATGCATCAATCCCTTGACGCTTTGCTAACATTAGCGCTCTATACATATGATAATCACTTGTCACAATCACTGTTTTTCCTAAATTAAATTTCGCATTACTATATTTAATATTCTCTTCTGTTCTCTTAGATTTCGTTTCCGTTTCAATCCGCTTTCTTGCAATTCCTTCATTAACCAAATATTCTTCCATAACGGAAGCTTCAGTCGCACTTTCATCAGCCCCTTGGCCACCACTAACAATCACTTTCGCCTTTGGATATTCGTTTAAATAAGCGACTGCCGCATCCAATCTTTCTTGCAAAACTAATGAAGGAACTGCTGGGGTCCCATTCACTTTTGCACCTAAAATCAACACTGTATCAGCATTTTCACTTGGTTTCGTCCTAGAACCACTAAACATAAAGGCCGCGACGATTAATAAATACATAAAACCAATTATGATTAAAATAATGACAATTTTCCTCAGACTTCTCATCTAGTTCGTCCTCCCTACTTCTTAATTAATAGCTTAGCAGAAGATTTTAAATAAAAGAGAAAGAAATAATCAAGTTAAGGGAAATTAAAAAAACACCCCGAAACAGTTTTGAGGTGTTTTTGCATTATTAGTTCTACTAAAAATACTCACATGTGATTGATTCTATTCAGTATTATCATAAATTCTCCGGCTTTTTTAAATATATCGCATACATAATTAAAGATAAAATACTTGCTGACACCGCGATGAGAAATGCTGGTTCTACTAATTCAGAGACATAAGTAGCTATAATACTAAAGGTGAATGAATCAAATCCAAATAATGGCCGAACTGCCAAATTAAGTAAACCTATAACCAATATTAAAATTCCTATAGATGGTACAATTCTATTTTTACCTCGCTGAAATTTTGGAATAAATATAGTACACAAAAATCCCAAATATCCCACAATGATGATTGGTTGCATCCAAATTAATTTATAAGCAGGCTCATATACTAATTCAAATGTTGCTGCATCTATCCCGCTAGCCATCCACGGGAACAACAAACAAATTACTGCTATTAAAAAAAATGCAATGCTTAATAATCTATACATAAGCAAACCTCCTCCCTTGGTACATATTAGCATAAAAAGTTAATGTATAAAAAAACTGCTCAAGAATGGCTTTTCTTCGTTTTAAATAAGCAAAAAAATGTTTTTTTATAGTAATTATTACACTTTATGTGTTGAATTTGCTCTTTTTAGATAAATTCCACACCTATATGTGGTCGTTATTCAAAAATTATTCAGTTTGTAAATCAAACAGCAAAAAGCGCCATAAAACATTCATTTAATACTATTCATTTGTCATTTTTTATTAATTTTAGTAGTAAAGAAAAAATTACATTTGAATGGATATGTATATTTATTCAATCCACATGATTATTCTAAAATCGTAATTATTTTCTTGACTCCATCGTTTAGCATCCAAATAAAAAAGTGATACAAACAGCTTAAAAAAGCAGTTTGTATCACTTCTCAGTTTCCATAAAATATGGAGATGGTGGGAGTCGAACCCACGTCCAGAAATATCGGCACTTAAATATCTACGAGCGTAGTCACCGTATTAGCATTTCGCATAAACATCGGCCCGGTAACAGGCTTCCATTCAGCTAGTCTGATTAAGCTCTTCTATTTAACCCCAGACGGAGATTAACTAGTGTAGCCCACTTAGAGTGAGACCCTTACCGTAGCACATGGGCGATGCACGGAGGATCAGCTATGCTACTGCTTATTAGGCAGCGAAAGCTAGGTTTTGTTTTTCTTTGCCAGTTATTATTGGCTTTGACGTTGATAACGAGGACGATCCCCCCGACTCGCAACTCAAGCTCGAACTATCCCTGTCGAATCCGTAACATCCCCAGAGTTAAAGTCTAACAGTAGTTATTATACAGGAAAAAACGAGGCTTTACAAACAGAAAAAACTTGTGACATAGCCAAATGCGCAACTATTATTTAGCATGTCACAAGTTTTCCATTAATTAATGGTTATTTTTACTGAGTAATTCATAACTTCGCCTTCTTCTATATAAGGCTCTATTCCATTAAAATCAATTCCAATAGTGTATTCACCTTTATCAAGGTTATTTGTTGGCACAATAATCTGCTTCGTCACTTCGTCGTAATCCACTTTTGCCACGTTGTAAATTTCCTTCTCATTTGAATCACGAATCCAAACTTCTTGAAAACCACTAATTCTACCTAAATCATCTAGTTGCGTATAAACTGGTAGCGTGATATTTGTATCCTCACCAAAAACAACATTTTGATCTGGCAAAGTTCCGATTTGACCTAGTACGATTACTTTATCCACAATAGTAGGCGGCAACACATTTAAATAATTATAACTTAAATCCATACTTACCAAACTGTCCAAATAAGTGAAATCCGTCATTTCTGTTCTATATTGGTTCGTTTGAAAATTTACTTTCTGCAAATTTTTCAAGTTTGTAAAATCTGGAACGTCTTCCGAAGCTAGTCCACAACTGCTCATCAACAAGGTTTCTAATTTAGGAATATTAGAAAAGTTAGGTAAGCCCCCAACAATAGTTCGATTACTAAGATCAAGATACTTTAATTCTGGGTAGTTTTGATAATCGGGAACTGTAATGTTTTCAGGTAGTACCTCGCTTGATAGATTTCCTTCTGCTCTCAAAGTATCTAATTTGGGCAAGGTTGGTAAATC from Listeria monocytogenes ATCC 19117 encodes the following:
- a CDS encoding helix-turn-helix transcriptional regulator, whose product is MKLERILAILVMILERKVLASELAEKFEVSTRTIYRDMDTLLYAGFPVVALPGKNGGFTMLDTYKLATFTFSEAEKQILLEALEARSEFMLNDSHEILREKITLLQTEKPTSKHIFFDSATQHRQQIEAEVKRKIAYIQKAFTTNKQLKITYIAMSGAETTREISPQKLNLMDGSWYLEAYCHKRAAIRHFKLTRITSLKEIGKSIMYVEETEHQPAEMKKIVLEFPKNQLGKLLDYFLQEEMETGDDYVRVSFFYDLERNIIPFLLMFGSAVKILEPASLQKDYKSEVEKLYFNLNC
- a CDS encoding YdcF family protein; translated protein: MRSLRKIVIILIIIGFMYLLIVAAFMFSGSRTKPSENADTVLILGAKVNGTPAVPSLVLQERLDAAVAYLNEYPKAKVIVSGGQGADESATEASVMEEYLVNEGIARKRIETETKSKRTEENIKYSNAKFNLGKTVIVTSDYHMYRALMLAKRQGIDASGLPATSKTFAKYKGMMREVLSITYAWVFDH
- a CDS encoding internalin N-terminal domain-containing protein produces the protein MKNLFRLFLVFSIVIIGVVSFKAIDASANETDVYPLPARIIDVFPDENLAEDMVENFGKKDVTDVITQDDVDAVTSLGLGYFTNYLTDEDLQMLGNAYFTNVNNIMIYPTQTMFTGFPDLPTLPKLDTLRAEGNLSSEVLPENITVPDYQNYPELKYLDLSNRTIVGGLPNFSNIPKLETLLMSSCGLASEDVPDFTNLKNLQKVNFQTNQYRTEMTDFTYLDSLVSMDLSYNYLNVLPPTIVDKVIVLGQIGTLPDQNVVFGEDTNITLPVYTQLDDLGRISGFQEVWIRDSNEKEIYNVAKVDYDEVTKQIIVPTNNLDKGEYTIGIDFNGIEPYIEEGEVMNYSVKITIN